Proteins encoded together in one Sander lucioperca isolate FBNREF2018 chromosome 17, SLUC_FBN_1.2, whole genome shotgun sequence window:
- the LOC116053402 gene encoding uncharacterized protein LOC116053402, which yields MFFCVFAMMGVRVFLVVAVLLSCCAGKDLTDSVSKIWTSAGQSVILPCNISVSVHDDVPSVEWSKEGLKPNIAFLYRDGCETFSEKNPVFNYRTNLIMDELKNGNLSLRISTVQRSDAGKYTCKTFRGRPQEIATVELSVGEASEPKLSRVSVAGDGVTLQCEANCWFPKPEIMFLDVQGNVIRAEDTKTHLDSRCFTATRRATVQTANRVTCRVHQPEINETRVTEINIPDECIRSCTHNTIIAVAVTMILCGLTALICKKCGHSVGGHEMHKSPTHSNVEGRNPGDHADRVGNASTEHVMSNLHDNEEIRRLTEELNHLRSKQCVAVDSSPSKSSTDISKPTNPDPDQSPQSNHPKAATSTNGNRPKPGKKDFKHAVSIHIPASVPETQRSSPNHGSPTPLTDSVASSAFPSDATHVGRSMSMSESRPRPNIAKTQRRYSTSGLSNRFSPLENLSEDVEPLL from the exons atgtttttttgtgtttttgctatGATGGGTGTTCGTGTGTTCCTGGTCGTCGCCGTCCTGCTGTCTTGTTGCGCAG GAAAAGACTTGACGGATAGTGTATCGAAGATCTGGACCTCTGCTGGCCAATCGGTCATTCTGCCCTGCAACATCAGTGTCAGTGTCCACGACGACGTCCCTTCAGTAGAATGGTCCAAGGAAGGTCTGAAACCCAACATCGCCTTCCTGTATCGGGACGGCTGTGAGACCTTCTCAGAGAAGAATCCGGTCTTCAATTACAGGACAAACCTCATCATGGATGAACTGAAAAACGGAAACCTCTCGCTGAGGATTTCCACCGTGCAGCGGTCTGATGCGGGGAAATACACATGCAAGACGTTCCGGGGACGGCCCCAGGAGATCGCTACAGTAGAGCTCTCCGTGG GGGAAGCCTCTGAGCCAAAACTCTCCAGAGTTTCAGTTGCGGGTGATGGAGTGACTCTGCAGTGTGAAGCCAACTGCTGGTTCCCGAAGCCTGAGATAATGTTTCTTGATGTTCAGGGAAACGTCATCCGTGCCGAAGACACAAAGACTCATCTTGATTCCAGATGTTTCACCGCCACAAGGAGAGCGACTGTGCAGACTGCCAACAG GGTCACCTGCAGAGTTCACCAGCCTGAGATAAACGAGACGAGGGTCACAGAGATTAACATACCAG atGAATGCATCAGATCCTGCACTCACAACACCATCATCGCTGTTGCAGTTACCATGATCCTATGTGGATTAACTGCCCTCATTTGCAAGAAATGTGGCCACTCTG TAGGGGGAcatgaaatgcataaaagtcCAACACACAGCAATGTAGAAGGTCGCAACCCGGGTGACCATGCTGACCGCGTTGGAAATGCctctactgagcatgtgatgtCGAACCTTCATGACAACGAAGAGATCCGCCGACTGACTGAAGAACTGAATCACCTCAGATCTAAACAGTGTGTTGCAGTCGACAGCAGTCCTTCCAAATCTTCAACAGACATCTCCAAACCCACTAACCCTGACCCAGACCAGTCTCCCCAGAGCAACCATCCAAAAGCAGCGACCTCAACCAACGGCAACCGTCCAAAACCTGGCAAAAAAGATTTCAAACACGCCGTCTCCATACATATTCCAGCATCCGTCCCCGAGACCCAAAGAAGCAGTCCCAACCACGGCAGTCCCACTCCTCTGACAGATAGCGTTGCTTCTTCAGCTTTTCCTTCAGATGCAACGCATGTTGGCCGTTCGATGAGCATGTCGGAGTCTCGTCCCCGTCCAAACATCGCCAAGACCCAACGCAGATACTCCACCTCAGGCCTGTCTAACCGCTTCAGTCCTCTGGAAAACTTATCTGAAGATGTGGAGCCGTTGCTGTAA